Proteins co-encoded in one Deferrivibrio essentukiensis genomic window:
- the fbp gene encoding class 1 fructose-bisphosphatase, which produces MSKGLTNLSRFLLEEQRKFPTATGDFTLILEQIAFAAKIISREVNKAGLVNIIGKTDSTNYHGEEQQKLDVYANEKMIQALDHTGQICGMASEEVDEVIRIPSKYPKGKYLVVFDPLDGSSNIDVNISIGTIFGIYKRKSDSSVDGCEEDFLQPGRDLVASGYVIYGSSTMFVYTTGNGVNGFTLDPSVGEFILSHPDMKVPKEGKIYSINEANYHKWDDRIRNFVEFIKNYKERSYTTRYIGSLVADFHRNLLKGGIFLYPGDSKNPKGKLRLLYEANPLAFIIKQAGGMATDGERDILDIVPESLHQKTPLIIGSEFEVKKYLEFMGK; this is translated from the coding sequence ATGAGTAAAGGGCTTACAAATTTGAGTAGATTTTTGCTTGAAGAACAGAGAAAATTTCCAACTGCAACAGGAGATTTTACTTTAATTTTAGAGCAGATTGCTTTTGCAGCAAAGATAATCAGCAGAGAAGTAAATAAAGCTGGTCTTGTAAATATTATCGGCAAAACCGACAGCACAAATTATCACGGTGAGGAGCAGCAAAAACTTGATGTATATGCCAATGAAAAGATGATTCAAGCGCTTGACCATACAGGACAGATTTGTGGAATGGCAAGTGAAGAGGTAGATGAGGTAATACGTATACCGAGTAAATACCCTAAAGGGAAATATCTTGTAGTATTTGACCCTCTTGACGGCTCAAGTAACATAGACGTGAACATAAGTATCGGGACAATATTTGGTATTTATAAAAGAAAATCGGACAGCTCTGTTGACGGCTGTGAAGAAGATTTTTTACAGCCTGGGCGCGATTTGGTAGCGAGCGGTTATGTGATTTACGGCTCAAGTACAATGTTTGTTTATACGACAGGAAATGGAGTCAACGGCTTTACATTAGACCCATCAGTTGGTGAATTTATACTTTCACATCCTGATATGAAGGTGCCGAAAGAAGGGAAAATTTATAGTATCAATGAGGCAAATTACCATAAGTGGGATGACAGAATAAGAAATTTTGTTGAATTTATAAAGAATTATAAAGAAAGAAGTTACACTACAAGATATATTGGCTCACTTGTGGCTGATTTTCATAGAAACCTTTTAAAAGGTGGAATTTTTCTCTATCCGGGTGATTCAAAAAATCCTAAAGGTAAATTAAGACTTCTCTATGAAGCTAACCCACTTGCATTTATAATCAAACAAGCAGGTGGGATGGCAACTGACGGAGAAAGAGATATCCTTGATATTGTGCCTGAAAGTCTACACCAAAAAACTCCGCTAATTATAGGCTCGGAGTTTGAAGTAAAGAAGTATTTAGAGTTTATGGGTAAATAA
- a CDS encoding deoxyribonuclease IV, whose translation MFLGAHESISGGIYKAFERGAADGCECIQVFVKNSNRWVAKPLSDKDIKKYFELHDKYSLPVCCHSSYLINMASIKPDIKEKSYLSMVDELKRCDQLNIKYYVIHPGSHLGVGEDEGLKLVAQMIDKAYDENGFEASILLEITAGQGTNLGYKLEHFEKIFNMSKYSHKLNICLDSCHMYSAGFDIVNQYDKVFDELFAKFGDKIKVFHLNDSKKDFSSKLDRHELLGKGTIGIDFFKRVVNDRRFENVLGILETPVKEGETYKGEIEILKSLRGDI comes from the coding sequence ATGTTTTTAGGTGCTCACGAGTCAATTAGCGGTGGTATTTACAAGGCTTTTGAAAGGGGAGCAGCTGACGGTTGCGAGTGCATACAGGTCTTTGTTAAAAACTCAAACCGTTGGGTAGCAAAACCACTTAGCGACAAAGACATAAAAAAATATTTTGAGCTTCATGATAAATATAGCTTACCGGTTTGTTGTCACAGTAGCTATCTCATTAATATGGCTTCTATTAAACCGGATATTAAAGAAAAATCATATTTAAGTATGGTGGATGAGCTTAAAAGGTGTGACCAGTTAAATATAAAATATTATGTAATCCATCCGGGCTCACATCTTGGAGTGGGTGAAGATGAAGGACTCAAACTTGTTGCCCAAATGATTGATAAAGCATACGATGAAAATGGTTTTGAAGCCTCTATACTTTTGGAGATTACTGCAGGGCAGGGGACAAATCTTGGTTATAAGCTTGAGCATTTTGAAAAAATTTTTAATATGTCAAAATACTCTCATAAACTCAATATATGTCTTGACTCATGTCATATGTATTCGGCCGGATTTGACATAGTAAACCAATATGACAAAGTTTTTGATGAGCTTTTTGCAAAATTTGGGGATAAAATAAAGGTATTTCACTTAAATGATTCTAAAAAAGACTTCTCTTCAAAGCTTGACAGACATGAGCTTTTAGGGAAAGGGACCATAGGTATTGATTTTTTCAAAAGAGTTGTAAACGATAGAAGATTTGAAAATGTATTGGGTATTTTAGAGACTCCCGTAAAAGAAGGGGAGACTTACAAAGGTGAAATTGAAATCTTAAAGAGCTTGAGGGGTGACATATGA